The Pseudomonas asiatica genome has a segment encoding these proteins:
- a CDS encoding SH3 domain-containing protein, translated as MHYVVIEPHRSEYPRPIRFAKGTLLNIGPRYEGEAGWQDWYLCTCTGQEPGWVPAQLIERLSVCQGRALDHYSAHELDADPGQLVQMVRPLNGWVWCRRHGSDEFGWLPAQKLQQLT; from the coding sequence ATGCATTACGTTGTGATTGAACCTCACCGCAGTGAGTACCCGCGGCCCATCCGCTTCGCCAAGGGCACCTTGCTGAACATTGGCCCACGCTACGAGGGCGAGGCAGGTTGGCAGGACTGGTACCTGTGCACCTGCACCGGCCAGGAGCCCGGCTGGGTGCCGGCCCAATTGATCGAGCGGCTCAGCGTGTGCCAGGGCAGGGCGCTGGACCACTACTCGGCGCATGAACTGGATGCCGATCCGGGGCAGTTGGTGCAGATGGTGCGCCCGCTCAATGGCTGGGTCTGGTGCAGGCGCCATGGCAGCGATGAGTTTGGCTGGTTGCCTGCGCAGAAGCTTCAGCAGCTGACCTGA
- a CDS encoding alpha/beta fold hydrolase: protein MSARHSTTALPRRFSRTLLACALLPLGLLAANMATAAPQQPQPAAAAADDFGPLKHVNAGVLDVAYVEQGPADGPVVILLHGWPYDIHSFEQVAPALAAKGYRVLVPYVRGYGQTRFLSAATPRNAQPSALASDVIAFMDALHIQRAVLAGFDWGARTADIVSALWPERVKALVSVSGYLISSQEAAKAPLPPSAELQWWYQYYFATARGQAGYEKNRHAFAKLIWQTASPKWAFDDATFERSAKALDNPDQVAITVHNYRWRLGLAQGETRYDPLEVKLASFPSIGVPTITLEGDANGAPHPPAEAYAQRFTGKYEYRLISGGIGHNLPQEAPQAFTQAVVDADHL from the coding sequence ATGTCTGCCCGCCACTCGACCACCGCCCTGCCACGCCGCTTCAGCCGTACGCTGCTCGCCTGTGCCCTGCTGCCACTTGGCCTGCTGGCGGCGAACATGGCCACGGCTGCACCACAGCAGCCCCAGCCAGCCGCCGCAGCGGCGGATGACTTCGGCCCGCTGAAACACGTCAACGCTGGCGTGCTCGATGTGGCTTACGTAGAGCAAGGCCCGGCCGATGGCCCGGTGGTGATCCTGCTGCATGGCTGGCCGTATGACATTCACAGCTTCGAGCAAGTTGCACCCGCCCTGGCGGCAAAAGGCTACCGGGTGTTGGTGCCCTACGTACGTGGTTACGGGCAGACCCGCTTCCTGTCTGCGGCAACCCCACGCAATGCCCAGCCCTCGGCACTGGCCAGCGACGTGATCGCCTTCATGGATGCGCTGCATATCCAGCGTGCCGTGCTCGCCGGCTTCGACTGGGGCGCACGCACCGCCGACATCGTCTCGGCGCTGTGGCCAGAGCGGGTAAAGGCACTGGTATCGGTCAGCGGCTACCTGATCAGCAGCCAGGAAGCCGCCAAGGCCCCCCTGCCCCCCAGTGCCGAGTTGCAGTGGTGGTACCAGTACTACTTCGCCACCGCGCGCGGCCAGGCCGGCTATGAAAAGAACCGCCATGCCTTCGCCAAGCTGATCTGGCAAACCGCCTCGCCCAAGTGGGCCTTCGACGACGCCACCTTCGAGCGCAGCGCCAAGGCCCTGGACAACCCCGACCAGGTGGCGATCACCGTGCACAACTACCGCTGGCGGCTGGGGCTGGCCCAGGGCGAAACGCGCTACGACCCGCTCGAGGTCAAACTGGCCAGCTTCCCCAGCATCGGCGTACCGACCATCACCCTGGAAGGCGACGCCAACGGCGCCCCGCACCCGCCAGCCGAAGCCTATGCGCAGCGCTTTACCGGCAAGTACGAGTACCGACTGATCAGCGGCGGCATCGGCCACAACCTGCCGCAGGAAGCGCCGCAGGCGTTCACCCAGGCGGTGGTGGATGCGGACCACCTGTAG